Proteins from a genomic interval of Gluconacetobacter diazotrophicus PA1 5:
- the gloA2 gene encoding SMU1112c/YaeR family gloxylase I-like metalloprotein, with product MIDALHHVAIICADYDRSKDFYTRILGLPIIRETYRAERRSWKCDLAVGHAQIELFSFPDPPPRPSRPEARGLRHLAFAVRDLHAAVEHLQQAGIVVEPIRTDALTGRDFTFFADPDDLPLELYEVDPAGPPPGTMAT from the coding sequence TTGATCGACGCCCTTCATCACGTGGCTATTATCTGTGCGGATTACGACCGGTCGAAGGATTTTTATACGCGCATCCTCGGCCTGCCGATCATTCGCGAGACCTATCGGGCCGAACGCCGATCCTGGAAATGCGACCTGGCCGTCGGCCATGCGCAGATCGAACTGTTTTCCTTCCCGGACCCGCCGCCACGTCCCTCGCGTCCCGAGGCGCGCGGCCTGCGGCATCTGGCCTTCGCCGTGCGGGACCTGCACGCGGCGGTCGAACACCTGCAGCAGGCCGGAATCGTGGTCGAGCCGATTCGCACCGACGCCCTGACCGGGCGCGATTTCACCTTCTTCGCCGACCCCGACGACCTGCCGCTGGAATTGTATGAAGTAGATCCCGCTGGTCCGCCGCCCGGCACCATGGCAACGTAG